In Actinoplanes sp. NBC_00393, a single genomic region encodes these proteins:
- a CDS encoding MGH1-like glycoside hydrolase domain-containing protein — MGERERVRLAQADSGEQPWRAWGPYVSERAWGTVREDYSEHGTAWDYFPHDHARSRAYRWNEDGMAGLCDDRQTFCFALALWNGKDPILKERMFGLGGDGGNHGEDAKDYWWYQDSTPTHSWMRWRYHYPQDEFPYDQLVRVNGQRSRNEGEYELVDTGIFDRDRFWAVTVDYAKASPTDVCIAVTVSNRGPDTATLHVLPTLWFRNTWSWGLPNRHTPTIEGSPGRLAGLHRSLGHLTLEGQGNPPALLCDNETNAQRLWGLPGRSPYPKDGINDHLILGTPTVNPAGTGTKGALHYRLTLAAGETRTLRLRLTQSESALPQADLGAGWSAVMRDRLAEADEFFADVIPSAASAEEVSVARQAIAGLMWGKQFYHFDVKQWLVGDPGNSPPPPGRRWGRNNGWRHMNSFDVISMPDPWEYPWYAAWDLAFHCVSIARVDPGFAKAQLVLLLREWYMHPNGQIPAYEWSFSDVNPPVHAWAALRVFEIDGSRDYDFLSRVMHKLLLNFTWWVNRKDVGGNNVFEGGFLGLDNVGPFDRSAALPVAGVLEQSDGTGWMAMYALNLLDMAIILALHDRTYEDMATKFFEHFTYIAEAAYRQGLWDDEDSFFYDVLRLPDGHKVPLKARSIVGLLPLAATTRLTSETLNRLPEINSRVRWMLHHQGEFGDVISARRLGGADRRQQRLLSMVGQDQLLRILARLLDPEEFLSPYGLRTLSRAHLEKPFTVSLGGSDFTVGYEPAESTSGLFGGNSNWRGPVWMPVNFLLVQALREFAEFYGEDLKAEYPTGAQRKANLTEIADDLSRRLINLFVPGEDGRRPIYGATELFQTHPDWKDLVAFPEYFHGDNGAGLGAWHQTGWTALVIDLVFDLHNDRRRRRE; from the coding sequence GTGGGGGAAAGAGAGCGCGTACGCCTGGCCCAGGCCGACTCCGGTGAGCAGCCGTGGCGCGCGTGGGGCCCGTACGTCTCGGAGCGGGCCTGGGGCACGGTTCGGGAGGACTACAGCGAGCACGGCACGGCGTGGGACTACTTCCCGCACGATCATGCGCGCTCCCGGGCGTACCGGTGGAACGAGGACGGCATGGCCGGCCTCTGCGACGACCGCCAGACGTTCTGCTTCGCGCTCGCCCTGTGGAACGGCAAGGACCCGATCCTCAAGGAGCGGATGTTCGGTCTCGGTGGCGACGGCGGCAACCACGGTGAGGACGCCAAGGACTACTGGTGGTACCAGGACTCCACGCCCACCCACTCGTGGATGCGGTGGCGCTACCACTACCCGCAGGACGAGTTCCCGTACGACCAGCTGGTCCGGGTCAACGGCCAGCGCTCCCGCAACGAGGGCGAGTACGAGCTGGTCGACACCGGCATCTTCGACCGGGACCGGTTCTGGGCCGTCACCGTCGACTACGCCAAGGCGTCCCCGACCGACGTGTGCATCGCGGTCACCGTCTCCAACCGGGGCCCGGACACCGCCACCCTGCACGTGCTGCCCACGCTCTGGTTCCGCAACACCTGGTCGTGGGGGCTGCCGAACCGGCACACGCCGACCATCGAGGGCAGCCCGGGACGCCTCGCCGGGCTGCACCGCTCGCTGGGCCACCTCACGCTCGAGGGACAGGGCAACCCGCCGGCGCTGCTCTGTGACAACGAGACGAACGCGCAGCGGCTGTGGGGTCTGCCCGGCCGCAGCCCGTACCCGAAGGACGGGATCAACGACCACCTGATCCTCGGCACGCCGACGGTGAACCCGGCCGGGACCGGCACCAAGGGGGCCCTGCACTACCGGCTCACCCTGGCCGCGGGGGAGACCCGTACGCTGCGCCTGCGCCTGACCCAGAGCGAGTCCGCGCTGCCGCAGGCCGATCTGGGCGCGGGCTGGTCCGCGGTGATGCGGGACCGGCTGGCCGAGGCCGACGAGTTCTTCGCCGACGTGATCCCGTCGGCGGCCTCGGCCGAGGAGGTCTCGGTGGCCCGGCAGGCGATCGCCGGGCTGATGTGGGGCAAGCAGTTCTACCACTTCGACGTGAAGCAGTGGCTGGTCGGCGACCCGGGCAACTCGCCGCCGCCGCCGGGCCGGCGCTGGGGCCGCAACAACGGCTGGCGCCACATGAACAGCTTCGACGTGATCAGCATGCCGGACCCGTGGGAGTACCCCTGGTACGCCGCGTGGGACCTGGCGTTCCACTGCGTCAGCATCGCCCGTGTCGACCCCGGTTTCGCCAAGGCGCAGCTGGTCCTGCTGCTGCGCGAGTGGTACATGCACCCCAACGGGCAGATCCCGGCGTACGAGTGGTCGTTCAGCGACGTGAACCCGCCGGTGCACGCCTGGGCCGCGCTGCGGGTCTTCGAGATCGACGGGTCGCGCGACTACGACTTCCTGTCCCGGGTCATGCACAAGCTGCTGCTCAACTTCACCTGGTGGGTGAACCGCAAGGACGTCGGCGGCAACAACGTCTTCGAGGGCGGCTTCCTCGGGCTGGACAACGTCGGCCCGTTCGACCGGTCCGCGGCCCTGCCGGTCGCCGGGGTGCTCGAGCAGTCCGACGGCACCGGCTGGATGGCCATGTACGCGCTGAACCTGCTCGACATGGCGATCATCCTGGCCCTGCACGACCGCACCTACGAGGACATGGCCACGAAGTTCTTCGAGCACTTCACGTACATCGCGGAGGCGGCGTACCGGCAGGGGCTCTGGGACGACGAGGACAGCTTCTTCTACGACGTGCTGCGCCTGCCGGACGGCCACAAGGTGCCGCTGAAGGCCCGCTCGATCGTCGGACTGCTGCCCCTCGCGGCCACCACCCGGCTCACCTCGGAGACCCTCAACCGGCTCCCGGAGATCAATTCACGGGTTCGCTGGATGCTGCACCATCAGGGTGAGTTCGGTGATGTGATCAGCGCCCGGCGCCTGGGCGGCGCCGACCGGCGCCAACAGCGCCTGCTGTCGATGGTGGGCCAGGATCAGCTGCTGCGCATCCTGGCCAGGCTGCTGGACCCGGAGGAATTCCTTTCTCCGTACGGGCTACGCACCCTGTCCCGAGCGCATCTGGAGAAGCCGTTCACCGTCTCGCTGGGCGGCTCCGACTTCACCGTCGGCTACGAGCCCGCGGAGAGCACCAGCGGCCTGTTCGGCGGCAACTCGAACTGGCGCGGCCCGGTCTGGATGCCGGTCAACTTCCTGCTCGTCCAGGCGCTGCGCGAGTTCGCCGAGTTCTACGGCGAGGACCTGAAGGCGGAGTACCCGACCGGCGCGCAGCGCAAGGCGAACTTGACCGAGATCGCCGACGACCTGTCCCGCCGCCTGATCAACCTCTTCGTGCCGGGCGAGGACGGCCGGCGCCCGATCTACGGCGCCACCGAACTGTTCCAGACCCACCCGGACTGGAAGGATCTGGTCGCCTTTCCGGAGTATTTCCACGGCGACAACGGCGCGGGCCTCGGCGCCTGGCATCAGACCGGCTGGACCGCTCTGGTGATCGATCTGGTATTCGATCTGCACAATGACCGGCGGCGTCGCCGAGAATGA
- a CDS encoding sensor histidine kinase produces MGKPERRFDAGMRMAAARADQRERARQRRHAGFPRRPKPEWPPGAVLVATLFHMVGAHNLAEEGRVYWTMGPIVYALLMVGPIALFWRRRAPVVVLVVAAAASLVFAAGATQHFTYAAAPAIALFTLSRLGRWRTAAIGAVAGFVAWLSVVVVFADQLGLPAGTRPDLRLIVLAALGLTGSVVFGMASKVHHEHLAEIKKARAEQARAEEEQERRQASEERLRIARELHDVLGHHLSLINVQAGVGLHLMDNRPEQAREALTAIKSASAEALREVRAVLGVLRTEGEAAPRQPALGLNRLDELTAGAGIPVRTVVNGEPRELPAEVDRAAYRIVQEALTNVRRHAGGPDRGAEVTVGYLPTALHLSVRNGGDPAGAPPAADGERGSGIAGMRARVEALGGRFAAGRLPEGGFLVSVILPAASGAAGPAASEGAGPAASEAAEPECGPVRVSGPEGDA; encoded by the coding sequence ATGGGAAAGCCGGAGCGCCGGTTCGACGCCGGGATGCGGATGGCCGCCGCCCGCGCCGACCAGCGGGAGAGGGCGCGGCAGCGCCGGCACGCCGGTTTCCCGCGCCGCCCCAAGCCCGAGTGGCCACCCGGCGCGGTGCTGGTGGCCACGCTGTTCCACATGGTCGGGGCACACAACCTGGCCGAGGAGGGCCGGGTCTACTGGACCATGGGCCCGATCGTCTACGCCCTGCTGATGGTCGGCCCGATCGCCCTGTTCTGGCGGCGGCGGGCGCCGGTCGTCGTGCTGGTGGTCGCCGCGGCCGCGTCGCTGGTGTTCGCGGCCGGCGCGACGCAGCACTTCACCTATGCGGCGGCGCCCGCGATCGCGCTGTTCACCCTGTCCCGGCTCGGCCGGTGGCGGACCGCGGCCATCGGCGCGGTGGCCGGCTTCGTCGCCTGGCTGTCGGTGGTCGTGGTGTTCGCCGACCAGCTCGGCCTTCCGGCGGGCACCCGCCCGGACCTGCGCCTGATCGTGCTCGCCGCGCTCGGGTTGACCGGCTCGGTGGTGTTCGGCATGGCGTCGAAGGTGCATCACGAACACCTGGCCGAGATCAAGAAGGCGCGGGCCGAGCAGGCGCGGGCCGAGGAGGAGCAGGAGCGGCGGCAGGCCTCGGAGGAGCGGCTGCGGATCGCGCGGGAGCTGCACGACGTGCTCGGGCATCACCTGTCGCTGATCAACGTGCAGGCCGGGGTGGGGCTGCATCTGATGGACAACCGGCCGGAGCAGGCGCGGGAGGCGCTCACCGCGATCAAGAGCGCCAGCGCGGAGGCGTTGCGGGAGGTGCGGGCCGTGCTGGGGGTGTTGCGGACCGAGGGGGAGGCGGCGCCCCGGCAGCCGGCGCTCGGGCTGAACCGGCTGGACGAGTTGACCGCGGGGGCCGGGATCCCGGTGCGCACCGTGGTCAACGGGGAGCCGCGGGAGTTGCCTGCTGAGGTGGACCGCGCGGCGTACCGGATCGTGCAGGAGGCGCTGACCAACGTGCGGCGGCATGCCGGTGGGCCGGATCGGGGTGCGGAGGTGACGGTGGGCTATCTGCCTACGGCGCTGCATCTGTCGGTGCGTAACGGTGGGGATCCGGCGGGGGCGCCGCCGGCCGCGGACGGTGAGCGGGGCAGCGGGATCGCCGGGATGCGGGCGCGGGTGGAGGCGCTGGGTGGGCGGTTCGCGGCGGGGCGGCTGCCGGAGGGCGGCTTCCTGGTCTCGGTGATCCTGCCGGCGGCGAGCGGGGCGGCCGGCCCGGCAGCGAGCGAGGGGGCCGGCCCGGCGGCGAGCGAGGCGGCCGAGCCGGAATGCGGGCCGGTGCGGGTTTCGGGGCCGGAGGGGGATGCATGA
- a CDS encoding amylo-alpha-1,6-glucosidase → MSTVRPITFGPQLCARLTEGATREWLLPDGTGGYAMGTVCGLRTRRYHGLLVVAGRTPAARHLALAALDAVVTLPSGTQVRLGVHQWADGAIAPQGHRQLASFALIDGVPRWRWRIGATVIEREIAMTAGRPAVGVVHRLIAGGPVTIALEALGTWRDAHGERTAGGPPPVVTSTADGCEVEGAYRIAGPGFAASGEWYRGVRYRAEAERGLTPTEDLWYAGSFHADLPRPGSAVEVSAWAGGEPPPPAALAVDAARTRNRAVVAAASPADETQAALALAADAFVVRTATGPDVVAGYPWFGAWSRDTMISYEGLFLATGRAELGRELLRGYAGTLSRGMLANTADTGDVEYNTVDGTLWFLHAVGRHVAVTGDQDLVAELLPALRDVIDHHLAGTRYGIVADPADGLLTHGAPGEALTWMDARVDGVPVTARAGKPVEVNALWVNGLATVASFGHATAENAHAAALAGFARRFPARDGLLHDVVDGPDDSLLRPNQLLAWSLPHAPLRPERQALERIGAHLLTPLGLRSLAPGTPGYRGVHRGGPAERDGAYHTGTVWPWLTGPYADAWRRLGVPADDVLTDIDGHLTEHGLGSVSETAYGDAPHDATGCPFQAWSVAEHLRVRRL, encoded by the coding sequence GTGTCCACGGTCCGCCCGATCACCTTCGGCCCACAGCTGTGCGCCCGCCTCACTGAGGGCGCCACCCGGGAATGGCTCCTACCCGACGGTACCGGGGGTTATGCCATGGGGACCGTGTGCGGTCTGCGTACCCGTCGCTACCACGGACTTCTCGTGGTCGCCGGGCGCACTCCGGCGGCCCGGCACCTCGCGCTCGCCGCGCTGGACGCGGTGGTCACCCTCCCGTCCGGGACCCAGGTGCGGCTCGGCGTCCATCAATGGGCGGACGGCGCGATCGCCCCGCAGGGACATCGGCAGCTGGCGAGCTTCGCGCTGATCGACGGGGTGCCGCGCTGGCGCTGGCGGATCGGCGCGACGGTGATCGAACGGGAGATCGCCATGACCGCCGGCCGGCCCGCCGTCGGGGTGGTGCACCGCCTGATCGCCGGTGGCCCCGTCACGATCGCGCTGGAAGCGCTCGGCACCTGGCGGGACGCGCACGGCGAGCGCACCGCCGGCGGTCCACCACCGGTGGTGACCAGCACGGCCGACGGGTGCGAGGTGGAGGGCGCCTACCGGATCGCCGGCCCCGGCTTCGCCGCGAGCGGCGAGTGGTACCGGGGAGTGCGATACCGCGCGGAGGCAGAACGCGGCCTCACCCCCACCGAAGATCTCTGGTACGCGGGAAGCTTCCATGCCGACCTGCCCCGCCCCGGCTCGGCCGTCGAGGTGTCGGCCTGGGCCGGTGGTGAACCGCCGCCGCCGGCAGCCCTGGCCGTGGACGCCGCCCGCACCCGCAACCGGGCCGTGGTCGCCGCCGCGTCGCCGGCCGACGAGACCCAGGCCGCGCTCGCCCTGGCCGCCGACGCCTTCGTGGTCCGCACCGCGACCGGCCCGGACGTGGTCGCCGGCTACCCCTGGTTCGGCGCCTGGTCGCGGGACACGATGATCAGCTACGAGGGGCTGTTCCTCGCCACCGGCCGCGCCGAACTGGGCCGTGAGCTGCTCCGCGGCTACGCCGGCACGCTGTCGCGCGGCATGCTGGCCAACACTGCCGACACCGGCGACGTCGAGTACAACACAGTCGACGGCACCCTCTGGTTCCTGCACGCGGTCGGCCGGCACGTGGCCGTCACCGGCGACCAGGACCTCGTGGCCGAGCTGCTGCCCGCACTGCGCGACGTCATCGACCACCACCTGGCCGGCACCCGGTACGGCATCGTCGCCGACCCGGCCGACGGGCTGCTCACCCACGGCGCCCCCGGCGAGGCACTGACCTGGATGGACGCCCGGGTCGACGGGGTGCCGGTGACCGCGCGGGCCGGCAAACCGGTCGAGGTGAACGCCCTGTGGGTCAACGGCCTGGCCACGGTCGCCTCGTTCGGGCACGCGACGGCCGAGAACGCCCACGCGGCCGCCCTGGCCGGGTTCGCCCGGCGGTTCCCGGCCCGCGACGGGCTGCTGCACGACGTGGTCGACGGCCCGGACGACTCCCTCCTGCGGCCCAACCAGTTGCTGGCCTGGTCGCTGCCGCACGCCCCGCTCAGGCCCGAGCGGCAGGCCCTGGAACGGATCGGCGCGCACCTGCTGACCCCACTCGGGCTGCGCAGCCTGGCGCCCGGCACGCCCGGCTACCGCGGGGTGCACCGGGGCGGACCGGCGGAACGCGACGGCGCGTACCACACCGGAACGGTCTGGCCCTGGCTGACCGGCCCGTACGCCGACGCCTGGCGCCGCCTCGGGGTGCCGGCCGATGACGTGCTCACCGACATCGACGGCCACCTCACCGAGCACGGGCTCGGGTCGGTCTCGGAGACCGCGTACGGCGACGCCCCGCACGACGCCACCGGCTGTCCCTTCCAGGCCTGGTCGGTGGCGGAGCACCTGCGCGTACGCCGGCTGTGA
- a CDS encoding response regulator transcription factor has product MITVLLADDQALVRAGFRALLGAEPGIEVVGEAADGLQAVDLVRAKHPDVVLMDIRMPGVDGLEATRRIAADPALAGTRVVILTTFELDEYVFEALRTGASGFLVKDTEPVELLRAVRVVAAGEALLSPSVTRRVIGEFAGGTGRGREPVPPRELEQLTDREREVMVLVAEGLSNDEIAARLVISPATAKTHVSRTMIKLGARDRAQLVVLAYEAGLIRPGWLA; this is encoded by the coding sequence ATGATCACGGTGTTGCTGGCGGACGATCAGGCGCTGGTCCGGGCCGGCTTCCGGGCGCTGCTCGGCGCGGAGCCGGGCATCGAGGTGGTCGGTGAGGCGGCCGACGGTCTGCAGGCGGTCGATCTGGTGCGCGCCAAGCACCCGGACGTCGTACTGATGGACATTCGGATGCCGGGCGTCGACGGGCTGGAGGCCACCCGCCGGATCGCCGCCGACCCCGCCCTGGCCGGCACCCGGGTGGTCATTCTGACCACGTTCGAGCTGGACGAGTACGTGTTCGAGGCGCTGCGCACCGGGGCTTCCGGGTTCCTGGTGAAGGACACCGAGCCGGTCGAGTTGCTGCGGGCGGTGCGGGTGGTGGCGGCCGGTGAGGCGCTGCTGTCGCCGAGCGTGACCCGGCGGGTGATCGGCGAGTTCGCCGGTGGCACCGGGCGCGGGCGCGAGCCGGTGCCACCGCGCGAGCTGGAGCAGCTCACCGACCGGGAGCGCGAGGTGATGGTGCTGGTCGCCGAAGGGCTGTCCAACGACGAGATCGCGGCCCGTCTGGTGATCAGTCCGGCCACGGCGAAGACGCACGTCAGCCGGACGATGATCAAGCTGGGCGCGCGGGATCGGGCACAGCTGGTGGTGCTGGCCTACGAGGCCGGCCTGATCCGCCCCGGCTGGCTCGCCTAG
- a CDS encoding GGDEF domain-containing protein → MNRETPSAGRAWGWWLGVLAVCIGARVWLDTTGNSQLIISAPYLAVSIATPFVILAGTLWHRPPHRAGWLLLAVAQLFYAAADTLTVLDNYLSGEFLEPTPADLLYFVYYLLIAAAVLLFIRRRAPGWDLPSAVDALIVAVSAGLLTWIYLIEPLTADSELPMAAKLTQSAYPVLDLMLLILAVRLILGPGTRGPVLRLLLTSLTLMLAVDTVYAVLGVVDGGGVNEAFLDGMWMLSLGLLGAAALHPGIRHFDQRSSSAVPDASPARLAVLAIAVLMAPVVQLLQHLRDDPVNVPLWSAACAIMFLLVLARMYGLVAAQRRAAVTDPLTGLHTRRYFTEALAVECRRAARTGHDLGLLVIDVDHFKPINDTYGHPAGDRVLREVARRLKSVARAGSVVARYGGEEFVVLAPQADGDTLYAFAERMRLAVSDLPVDAGEQALLSVTASVGAASAPGRIADPEALLKAADEALYAAKAGGRNRSVAAGNRVEPAVS, encoded by the coding sequence GTGAACAGGGAAACGCCGTCCGCCGGGCGGGCATGGGGCTGGTGGCTGGGCGTTCTGGCGGTCTGCATCGGCGCACGCGTGTGGCTCGACACGACCGGCAACTCGCAGCTGATCATCAGCGCGCCGTACCTCGCCGTCAGCATCGCGACGCCGTTCGTCATTCTCGCCGGCACGCTGTGGCACCGGCCCCCGCACCGGGCGGGCTGGCTTCTGCTGGCCGTGGCGCAGCTGTTCTACGCCGCCGCCGACACCCTCACGGTCCTGGACAACTACCTGTCCGGCGAGTTCCTCGAACCCACCCCGGCGGACCTGCTCTACTTCGTCTACTACCTGCTCATCGCGGCGGCCGTGCTGCTCTTCATCCGCCGGCGGGCCCCCGGGTGGGACCTGCCCAGCGCGGTCGACGCCCTCATCGTGGCGGTCAGCGCCGGACTGCTCACCTGGATCTACCTGATCGAGCCGCTCACCGCCGACTCGGAACTGCCGATGGCGGCCAAACTGACCCAGTCGGCGTACCCGGTCCTCGATCTCATGCTGTTGATCCTGGCGGTCCGCCTGATCCTCGGGCCGGGCACCCGCGGCCCCGTGCTGCGCCTGCTGCTGACCAGCCTCACGCTGATGCTGGCCGTCGACACCGTGTACGCGGTGCTCGGCGTCGTCGACGGCGGCGGCGTGAACGAGGCGTTCCTCGACGGCATGTGGATGCTCTCGCTCGGCCTGCTCGGCGCCGCGGCGCTGCACCCCGGGATCCGGCACTTCGACCAGCGAAGCAGCTCGGCGGTCCCGGACGCATCCCCGGCCCGTCTCGCCGTGCTCGCGATCGCCGTGCTCATGGCGCCCGTCGTCCAGCTCCTGCAGCACCTGCGCGACGACCCGGTGAACGTGCCACTGTGGAGCGCAGCCTGCGCGATCATGTTCCTGCTCGTGCTAGCCCGCATGTACGGCCTGGTGGCGGCACAGCGCCGGGCCGCGGTGACCGACCCGCTGACCGGACTGCACACCCGGCGCTACTTCACCGAGGCGCTCGCCGTGGAATGCCGCCGGGCCGCGCGGACCGGTCACGATCTCGGCCTGCTCGTCATCGACGTCGACCACTTCAAACCGATCAACGACACCTACGGGCACCCGGCCGGCGACCGCGTCCTGCGGGAGGTGGCCCGCCGCCTGAAGTCGGTGGCCCGCGCCGGCTCCGTGGTCGCCCGTTACGGCGGCGAGGAGTTCGTGGTGCTCGCCCCACAGGCCGACGGCGACACCCTGTACGCCTTCGCCGAACGCATGCGCCTGGCGGTCAGCGACCTGCCGGTCGACGCGGGCGAGCAGGCCCTGCTCAGCGTGACCGCATCGGTCGGCGCCGCAAGCGCACCCGGCCGAATCGCCGACCCCGAAGCATTGTTGAAGGCGGCAGACGAGGCGCTCTACGCCGCCAAGGCCGGCGGCCGCAACCGCTCGGTCGCGGCCGGGAACCGGGTCGAGCCGGCGGTGAGCTAG
- a CDS encoding DUF1707 domain-containing protein, with the protein MNPTQAPTARLRASDAEREHVADILRANMTEGRLDLAEGEERLATAYAARFRDELHPLTADLPDGGRRALARTPQARVATRRSLQRHASFIMVIAGVLTGVWLLSGADFFWPMIPLAFLVIGLIRHARYGRYKLEYTVGRHGHI; encoded by the coding sequence ATGAACCCGACCCAGGCACCCACCGCCCGGCTCCGCGCCTCCGACGCGGAACGCGAGCACGTCGCCGACATCCTGCGCGCCAACATGACCGAGGGCCGCCTCGACCTGGCCGAGGGCGAGGAACGGCTCGCCACCGCGTACGCCGCCCGGTTCCGCGACGAGCTGCACCCGCTCACCGCGGATCTGCCCGACGGCGGGCGGAGAGCACTCGCGCGTACCCCGCAGGCCCGCGTCGCGACACGCCGGTCGCTGCAGCGGCATGCCAGCTTCATCATGGTGATCGCCGGTGTTCTCACCGGCGTCTGGCTGCTCTCCGGCGCCGACTTCTTCTGGCCGATGATCCCGCTGGCCTTCCTGGTCATCGGCTTGATCCGGCATGCCCGCTACGGGCGGTACAAGTTGGAGTACACCGTCGGTCGCCACGGCCACATCTGA